A region from the Drosophila takahashii strain IR98-3 E-12201 chromosome 2L, DtakHiC1v2, whole genome shotgun sequence genome encodes:
- the LOC108058201 gene encoding uncharacterized protein: MKALATYALFWILWSSNHIGLKCEERKFRINLDEFSVKYKVRDLIENIDFRIVHLNNRSYVNGEMKLKSDVEDILMHTTMDFWKSSNKKKLKLYDGRMDACQFLKTAHRNGLFNIYVKSFRKHVNANLACPLKMNYSYTLRNWHMDEQDLPPFVPFGTFRTLTEYFTQDRLGLRIVTQGKVVPNK; the protein is encoded by the exons ATGAAAGCGTTGGCCACGTATGCTTTGTTCTGGATTTTGTGGTCTAGCAACCACATTGGCTTGAAATGTGAGGAGCGTAAATTTCGAATAAACTTGGATGAGTTTTCGGTAAAATACAAGGTACGCGATTTGATCGAGAATATTGATTTCCGCATCGTTCATCTTAACAATCGGAGTTATGTTAACGGTGAGATGAAACTAAAGTCCGATGTCGAGGATATATTAATGCACACAACCATGGATTTTTGGAAGTCCAGTAATAAGAAGAAACTCAAACTCTACGATGGTCGCATGGATGCatgtcaatttttaaaaactgctCACCGGAATggattgtttaatatttacgTGAAGAGCTTCAGAAAGCATGTAAATGCTAATCTAGCGTGTCCTTTAAAAATG AACTACAGTTATACTTTAAGAAACTGGCATATGGATGAGCAGGATCTTCCTCCTTTCGTTCCTTTTGGTACATTTCGCACCTTAACCGAGTATTTTACCCAAGACCGATTGGGATTGCGGATCGTCACGCAAGGCAAAGTGGTTCCCAATAAGtaa
- the LOC108058203 gene encoding uncharacterized protein, which yields FWLWICFFLLIIFKRMRSEDRNFRVIIEQVNITNLDSEVYEKFECEVYQVDNRTYMTSRHIFKRPVDQVSVHAALDFWKLNGKQKMKLYDVEFDGCYILENANKNRLFNMYVKNLKKHSNVKFQCPFQAHVNYEVKNMSMSEEDFPSFVPLGKFRSIIEYIMNQKLRARVTASGKIIPFATDPFKVLT from the exons TTTTGGCTTTGGATCTGCTTCTTTCTTCTCATCATCTTTAAACGTATGAGAAGTGAAGATCGAAACTTTCGGGTTATTATTGAGCAAGTTAACATTACCAATCTTGACAGTGAAGTGTATGAGAAATTTGAATGCGAGGTCTACCAGGTAGACAATCGCACCTACATGACGTCGAGGCATATTTTCAAACGTCCTGTTGACCAAGTAAGTGTGCATGCTGCACTGGATTTTTGGAAGCTAAACGGCAAACAGAAAATGAAACTCTATGATGTTGAGTTCGATGGATGTTACATTCTGGAAAATGCCAACAAAAACCGTTTATTTAACATGTATGTCAAGAATTTGAAAAAACActcaaatgttaaatttcaatGCCCCTTTCAAGCg CACGTTAACTATGAAGTGAAAAACATGTCGATGAGTGAAGAGGACTTCCCCTCCTTTGTACCGCTAGGAAAATTTCGTTCCATAATTGAGTACATCATGAATCAGAAATTGAGGGCTCGAGTCACTGCAAGCGGAAAAATTATACCGTTTGCAACAGATCCGTTTAAAGTACTAACATAA
- the LOC108058215 gene encoding uncharacterized protein — protein MACREPPQTAIVINLLIGDLVQDAVNEPLKLSEQKNTCQRLFDILGFQADECFDDVDGGSDVAITPSSSTLQTISKSRPVEANKRNWYGWMSKALAEENSEDDIEIFRKNESDGLKSIHSIAVQTEQPRRRLRSCPVDLAPITLAPCELTRHTIFIDAVAVPIPNILNRPPLADRFCYMLTDFASALYCSLAIMCCCTPNMLR, from the exons ATGGCGTGCAGGGAGCCACCACAGACTGCGATCGTCATTAACTTGCTGATTGGCGATTTGGTTCAGGATGCCGTCAACGAGCCGCTCAAGCTCTCCGAACAGAAGAACACCTGCCAGCGGCTCTTCGACATTTTGGGCTTTCAGGCCGACGAATGCTTTGATGACGTGGACGGCGGCAGTGATGTGGCCATAACACCCAGTTCGAGCACCCTTCAGACCATTTCAAAATCGCGTCCAGTCGAGGCCAACAAGAGGAATTGGTACGGTTGGATGTCCAAGGCATTGGCAGAAG AAAATTCCGAGGACGATATTGAGATCTTCAGGAAGAATGAAAGCGATGGGCTTAAGAGTATCCATTCGATCGCAGTGCAGACGGAGCAGCCGCGCCGACGCCTCAGATCGTGTCCTGTGGACCTTGCCCCCATAACACTTGCACCCTGCGAATTGACGCGCCACACGATCTTCATCGATGCCGTTGCCGTGCCAATACCGAACATCCTAAATCGGCCGCCATTGGCCGATCGCTTTTGCTATATGTTGACCGACTTCGCATCGGCGCTATATTGTAGTCTCGCCATCATGTGTTGTTGCACCCCCAATATGTTGAGATAA
- the LOC108058200 gene encoding uncharacterized protein: MKTSYLICGLYVLMDLASSDKRTFRVFFDEFAIKYKVPDIFEKMDCHLAQVNNRSYVNAEMILKRDVGDLNVRAVMEFWKPNAQTKMKLYDVRVDGCLLLRSIHQNKLFNFYVKSFKKHANVILTCPFKANYTYKMVDWFLDENDLPPFVPVGKFRTVTEYFTQQRLAIRIVAHGEVLAKP, translated from the exons ATGAAAACGTCGTATTTGATATGTGGTCTATACGTCCTGATGGACTTGGCTAGTAGTGATAAGCGCACCTTTCGCGTTTTCTTTGATGAATTCGCTATCAAGTATAAGGTGccagacatttttgaaaagatGGATTGTCATTTGGCTCAAGTGAATAATCGGAGCTACGTCAACGCAGAGATGATTCTCAAAAGGGATGTTGGCGATTTGAATGTTCGGGCTGTGATGGAGTTTTGGAAACCGAACGCTCaaacgaaaatgaaattatacGATGTTCGAGTAGATGGATGTCTCCTCCTCCGAAGTATTCACCAAAATAAACTGTTTAACTTCTATGTGAAGAGCTTCAAAAAGCATGCTAATGTTATTTTGACGTGTCCATTTAAAGCG AATTACACCTACAAGATGGTGGATTGGTTTTTGGATGAAAATGATCTACCACCTTTTGTGCCAGTCGGTAAATTCCGTACGGTCACAGAATATTTCACCCAACAGCGTTTGGCAATTCGTATTGTAGCACATGGCGAAGTTTTGGCAAAACCCTAA
- the LOC108058217 gene encoding uncharacterized protein — MDAYMTHISCPTFFPEVVKNVSCHLGGNSKHSGSPSSFSAEFSLAEDVTDVKGIYVFSLKHGPSIINYTAMELDYCEVLDSLQSQFLLKMIADELRRVANFPLQCPFKKNKRYYIDHFTINSKLIPSYAPELNWISDCNIFVKKRRALQLTIHGRVARSRLGR, encoded by the exons ATGGACGCATATATGACGCATATTAGCTGCCCCACATTTTTCCCAGAAGTTGTGAAAAATGTTAGCTGCCATTTGGGTGGAAACTCCAAGCATTCTGGTTCTCCCTCATCATTCTCAGCGGAGTTCTCCCTGGCAGAAGATGTTACTGACGTCAAAGGCATTTACGTATTTAGTCTAAAACACGGCCCATCCATAATCAACTACACGGCCATGGAATTGGACTATTGTGAGGTCTTGGATTCTCTGCAATCACAATTTTTACTAAAGATGATTGCCGATGAGTTGCGGCGCGTTGCAAATTTTCCACTGCAATGTCCATTTAAAAAG aATAAAAGGTATTACATTGATCATTTTACAATCAACTCAAAGCTAATACCCAGCTATGCGCCAGAATTGAACTGGATTTCGGACTGCAATATATTCGTTAAAAAACGCCGAGCCCTGCAATTAACTATCCATGGTCGTGTAGCTCGTAGCCGATTGGGTCGTTag
- the LOC108058213 gene encoding uncharacterized protein yields MLSQMSGDAAGDDSSTVIAQAENNFGNETRAPPIGWNIRNGDEQIPDNKIPGYLTEIHLSHKQITKRFAELLNLFEDYTKLLDTEHQHHVGVPFRLKRVQSEQLALKEEDENAEHRASSLSRLSDITMKPSCEVSSQTSWSAVDQKQAEGTDLEAKLAAVSGSVDPEKEKPSKVLQHTIHIEVESVTSATDMQRPPLRQRMWHVLVQTGEAIVACAYMIGENITFALFIVLCLWCLYLLLSHFYGFLHTNVNQQIDLKRNLARIPQPAQLR; encoded by the exons ATGCTGAGTCAAATGAGTGGTGATGCTGCGGGAGATGATAGCTCCACTGTAATTGCACAAGCGGAAAACAATTTCGGGAATGAAACTAGGGCTCCACCTATTGGCTGGAACATTAGGAATGGAGATGAGCAGATACCTGATAACAAAATACCCGGTTATCTGACCGAGATCCATCTGAGTCATAAACAGATCACCAAACGCTTTGCTGAGCTACTGAATTTGTTCGAGGATTACACCAAACTCCTGGACACTGAGCACCAGCATCATGTTGGTGTTCCATTTCGACTGAAGCGAGTTCAATCCGAGCAGTTAGCTTTGAAGGAAG AAGATGAAAATGCGGAGCACAGAGCATCGAGTCTCAGTCGGCTATCGGATATTACAATGAAGCCCTCCTGTGAGGTGAGCAGTCAGACTTCTTGGAGTGCCGTAGATCAGAAACAAGCCGAGGGTACGGATTTAGAGGCCAAATTAGCGGCCGTAAGCGGAAGTGTTGATCCGGAAAAGGAGAAACCGAGCAAGGTGTTGCAGCACACCATCCACATCGAGGTGGAATCGGTGACTTCGGCCACGGATATGCAAAGGCCGCCGCTGCGCCAAAGGATGTGGCATGTCCTCGTGCAGACGGGCGAAGCCATCGTGGCCTGCGCCTACATGATCGGCGAGAATATCACCTTTGCCCTGTTCATTGTCCTGTGCCTGTGGTGTCTTTACTTGTTGTTGAGCCACTTCTATGGCTTCTTGCATACGAATGTCAACCAGCAGATCGACTTGAAACGCAACTTGGCGCGCATTCCACAGCCCGCACAATTAAGATAA
- the LOC108058216 gene encoding uncharacterized protein encodes MSFHKLSLLVFSSLINCFLGAHVVYVDRFTFNVDDHDLFLSQSAVLEQESNRSYLSGHMMINRLINDLILVSSMDVMRPKRPEMRLYSVKLNFCSVLNNGYKNKFIRMLYNNYAEFLNTKPKCPLKPNFNYSLTRAYVDEDMLPDLLPECTFRLKMSFHHKSKLLAHMQTDGKLIKR; translated from the exons ATGTCTTTCCACAAGCTTAGCCTACTCGTTTTCAGTTCGCTGATCAACTGCTTTTTGGGTGCCCATGTGGTGTACGTGGATCGCTTCACCTTCAACGTCGATGATCACGACCTGTTCCTATCCCAAAGTGCTGTTCTCGAACAGGAGTCAAATCGCAGTTATCTCTCGGGGCATATGATGATTAATCGGCTGATCAATGATCTAATACTTGTTTCCTCAATGGACGTTATGCGTCCTAAGCGACCGGAAATGCGACTCTATAGTGTGAAATTGAACTTCTGCTCGGTTTTGAATaatggttataaaaataaattcattagaATGCTTTACAATAACTATGCGGAGTTTCTCAACACCAAACCAAAGTGCCCACTTAAGCCA AATTTTAATTACTCCCTGACTAGAGCCTATGTCGACGAAGATATGCTACCAGATCTGTTGCCGGAGTGCACTTTTCGCCTGAAAATGTCTTTCCACCACAAATCTAAGCTATTGGCTCACATGCAGACTGATGGAAAATTGATCAAACGTTAA
- the LOC108058218 gene encoding uncharacterized protein, with protein MPETKTKTLCSPSNGLEQEDEADVTAAANRLVTRTRRTPTQGHPRHLQPQRQGRRDATGFTANQEVRLKAGDMRMARMQIGLSQLRTEMEESSKQLRDLCKAMRVDIDAE; from the coding sequence aTGCCGGAAACGAAAACCAAGACGCTCTGCAGCCCCAGCAATGGCCTCGAGCAGGAGGACGAGGCCGACGTCACTGCAGCCGCCAATCGTCTGGTCACTCGCACCCGCAGGACACCCACTCAAGGACACCCAAGACACCTACAACCACAGCGCCAAGGTCGTCGAGATGCCACCGGCTTTACGGCCAACCAGGAGGTGCGGCTGAAGGCCGGCGACATGCGCATGGCCCGGATGCAGATCGGTCTCTCCCAGCTGCGCACCGAAATGGAGGAGTCGAGCAAGCAGCTCAGGGACCTCTGCAAGGCGATGCGAGTTGATATAGATGCTGAGTAG
- the LOC108058202 gene encoding uncharacterized protein, translating into MRTWFWIRWLLIFRCASTAQRNFHIILDNVTTRIFDSGTIEKLGCQVQQINNRSYVNCQMLLNREIVKMDVRTVLDFKKPNGQAMKLYDARVDACLLMGSYHKNRFLNIYSNNFKKSNMRCPLKANFNYTQEGMYLDEQEFPTFVPSGTFRCLCNFYLNETFIISRVVTHGKVTPSL; encoded by the exons ATGAGAACTTGGTTTTGGATCCGCTGGCTTCTGATTTTCAGATGTGCGAGCACAGCGCAGAGAAATTTTCATATAATCCTTGATAATGTCACCACTAGGATTTTTGACTCGGGAACAATCGAAAAGTTGGGTTGCCAGgttcaacaaataaataatcgtAGTTATGTGAATTGTCAAATGCTGTTAAACCGCGAAATCGTTAAAATGGATGTTCGAACCGTCTTGGATTTTAAGAAACCAAACGGCCAAGCAATGAAGTTGTACGATGCTCGAGTGGATGCCTGTCTCCTAATGGGAAGTTATcataaaaatcgatttttgaacATATATTcgaataactttaaaaagtcCAACATGCGATGCCCCCTCAAAGCG aacttCAATTATACTCAGGAAGGAATGTATTTGGATGAGCAGGAATTTCCCACATTTGTGCCCTCTGGCACATTCCGATGCCTTTGTAACTTTTATCTTAACGAAACTTTTATCATATCTCGTGTTGTAACCCATGGAAAAGTCACACCCAGTctttga